The nucleotide window GCGCCGGCCGCAATGACAAACAGAACGATCGCTAGTTTGACAACGACCATGCCCGAGTTGAAACTGGCGCTCTCGCGAATGCCTTTGACCAGAATGATGGTGATGATAGCGGTGATGGCCACAGCGATGAGATCCAGGTAAGCGCCGGTGGCGAGAAATTGTCCCGTCGCCGGATCAAAATCAAACGGCGGACTGGTCCATTGAGGTGGTAGTTTGAGGCCGAAGCTGCCGATGAAATCCTGAAAATGGGCTGACCAGCCGTGCGCCACTGCGGCTGAAGCGACTGTATATTCCAGCACCAGATCCCAGCCGATGATCCAGGCGAACAACTCGCCAAGAGTGGCGTAGGCGTAAGTGTAGGCCGAGCCGGCCACCGGCACCATGGAAGCGAATTCGGCATAGCAGAGCGCGGCAAAGATGCAAGCGATGCCCGCAATGACGAACGAGAGCACCAGGGCCGGGCCGGCCTTGTCGTGCGCGGCGACTCCGGTGAGCACAAAGATGCCGGTGCCGATAATTGCGCCGACGCCGAGACTGGTCAGGTGCACCGGTCCCAGCACACGGCGCAGCCGATTCTCTCCTTTTAATTCCTCCAACAAAAGCCAAAGCGGTTTACGGGTAAACAGCTGTTCCTTCATGCACTCCACTCCATTCCATAAAAGGCCCCTTCCCGGCTGACTGCCCCGCGCAATGTGAGGGCCTGGTTCAATGCTGGTTCACGCCATGTCCAGCGCCGCAGACCGGAGGGTTCATCCCGGTCGCTGATTACTTGTTTCTCGAGTTTTCAATCGAAGGATGTGAACCGTCACCGCGACGGCGATTCCAGACAGCCCCCCTCTGATCCACCAGGAAGAGACGAAAGTAATCGCCGTAAACGTCATCGTCAGCCACAGCAGAATCAGCATGCGCATCTTGACGCGCAGGGGAAGACCGAGACCCTGCTGATAATCGATGATGTAAACGCTCAACCAGCGCTGGTGCATCAGCCAGGCGTGCCAGGTGGGCGAGTTATGCATAAAAAGCCAGGCGGCGAGCAAGAGAAAGGGGGTGGTCGGCAGCAGAGGGATGAAAATCCCCGCGCTGCCAAGCAGAACGCAAACGGCGCCGACAGCCAGGCTCACTCCTCTTTTCAGCCCTCCGCCCTTCATCCGCACCCATTCTCTGCGGTCGACAACGTTTCTTCATAGCGGCTGACATATACGGCGGCGGTGATGTCGCCGGTCACATTCAATACCGTACGGCACATGTCCAAGATACGATCCACGCCGGAGATAATACCGATGGCCTCACCGGGCACGCCGATGGTGATGAGGATGATCATAATGATCGGCAGAGATCCGCTGGGTACGCCGGCGGTGCCGACGCCGGCCAGAATCGCCAACACCACCACAAAGAACTGCTGCGACCATGCCAGGTGCACGCCGAAACACTGGGCCAAGAACAACACCGTAACCCCTTCGTAAAGCGCGGTGCCATTCTGGTTCGCCGTGCTGCCCAGCGTAAGCACAAACCGGGCGATGTCAGGAGGAATTTTTAAATTTTCAACTGTGACGCGGATGGTGGTGGGCAGTGTGGCATTGCTGGAACTGGTGGAAAAAGCCATCAGCATCACCTCGCGGATGTTGCGGAAAAAAAATCCCGGGCTCATTTTGCCGAGGTATTTCAGCAGCAACGAGTAGGTGATGAATTGATGGATCAGCAAACCGGCCAATACCACCAGCACAAAACGTAACAGCACCAGCAGGATGGAAAAACCCATGGTGGCGGTCAGATTAAACAACATAGCCGCCACGCCGTAGGGCGCCAGGCGCATGGCGATGGAGATCACTTTCATGGTGATCTCATACAGCCCTTCGAGCGCCTGTTTCAGAACCGCAGTCTTGCGCTGATCGCAGGAGGACAGGGCGATCCCGATCATCAGGCTGAAAAACATGATCGCCAAAATCCCGCCGCCTCGGTATGACGGATCAAAAGCGCGGGCCATATCCTCAATGGGATTTTTCGGCACCAGAGCGGTGATCACTTCATAGGTGGGCCGGCTCTTGACCTCAGCCACCGCCTGGTTCAGCATCTGGGTATTGCCGGCAAAACGCTCGATCAGCATGGTGCGATCGTCGCTGGACAAGGCCTCGCCGGGTTTGAACAGCGTCACCAGCGCGATGCCGATGATCACCGAGATCGCCGAGACGATCAAGGTGTAGCCGAGGGTGCGCAATCCGATCTTGCCGATGCGGCTCACATCGCCCAGATCCGCCACGCCCAGGGCCAGCGCGCTGAGGATGAGCGGTATGACCATCATAAAGATCATGCGCAAAAAGATATCGCCCACCGGTTTGATGAAAACGATGAGCGTTTGTATCGTTTCCTCGGAAAGGCCGGAGTATTGGACGATCAGGCCGGCTAGACTGCCGATGATCAGGCCAAGAAATATTTTCTCGTGTAATTTAGGTTGATGCGCCACGGTTGTTCTTTATGTTAATTCGTAAATAATAGGACAATTAGCGGACATATTCAAGAAAAATATTCCCAGTCGTAAGGCGCTGTAGCCCGCTGTGGCGATTTTGTCCCTTGACAGGATCATAGGTTTGTATAAATATGGGCAAACACCATTATCTCAAGTGAACAGGATCCCCGACGTTATTCTCCAATTCCAT belongs to bacterium and includes:
- a CDS encoding dicarboxylate/amino acid:cation symporter, whose product is MAHQPKLHEKIFLGLIIGSLAGLIVQYSGLSEETIQTLIVFIKPVGDIFLRMIFMMVIPLILSALALGVADLGDVSRIGKIGLRTLGYTLIVSAISVIIGIALVTLFKPGEALSSDDRTMLIERFAGNTQMLNQAVAEVKSRPTYEVITALVPKNPIEDMARAFDPSYRGGGILAIMFFSLMIGIALSSCDQRKTAVLKQALEGLYEITMKVISIAMRLAPYGVAAMLFNLTATMGFSILLVLLRFVLVVLAGLLIHQFITYSLLLKYLGKMSPGFFFRNIREVMLMAFSTSSSNATLPTTIRVTVENLKIPPDIARFVLTLGSTANQNGTALYEGVTVLFLAQCFGVHLAWSQQFFVVVLAILAGVGTAGVPSGSLPIIMIILITIGVPGEAIGIISGVDRILDMCRTVLNVTGDITAAVYVSRYEETLSTAENGCG
- a CDS encoding amino acid permease is translated as MKEQLFTRKPLWLLLEELKGENRLRRVLGPVHLTSLGVGAIIGTGIFVLTGVAAHDKAGPALVLSFVIAGIACIFAALCYAEFASMVPVAGSAYTYAYATLGELFAWIIGWDLVLEYTVASAAVAHGWSAHFQDFIGSFGLKLPPQWTSPPFDFDPATGQFLATGAYLDLIAVAITAIITIILVKGIRESASFNSGMVVVKLAIVLFVIAAGAFYFDSQNLKPFAPYGYSGLSFFGHTILGQRGPGGEPLGVLAGAAIIFFAYIGFDSVSTHAEEARRPNRDVPIGIIASLVICTVLYIAVALVLSGMVPYDQIDIHAPVANAFKQKGLYYSQRVIDIGALTGITSVLLVMMLSQPRVLLAMARDGLLSQQF
- a CDS encoding DUF454 domain-containing protein encodes the protein MSLAVGAVCVLLGSAGIFIPLLPTTPFLLLAAWLFMHNSPTWHAWLMHQRWLSVYIIDYQQGLGLPLRVKMRMLILLWLTMTFTAITFVSSWWIRGGLSGIAVAVTVHILRLKTRETSNQRPG